In a single window of the bacterium genome:
- a CDS encoding baseplate J/gp47 family protein, which translates to MDLPTRIDLLAVARTYIRTRAAKIDPNQIDVIGSDINLFVGSNMVVAAELVYQLTAAVAKLLIDGADGEDLDRLVWDRYQMIRKGASPALGVVEFSRYTTTAGAGAVAVGTRLQNDTGVEFVTTTLATFAATSLSATANVRSVQAGKLNQSAADTIVSIPDPGPLWDKTLMVTNPEATAYAADRETDEAFRARAKNFWTTARRGTLKAIEQGAIDTAGVASASAVEELTASVQPARVVQLYVADEDGSSGAGLVIDLNEYRAAGIQVITVLSMTQLVDVQLHLTFQAGKDTDMLQEQIRTAILGTVNKCEVNGILLRAALLECLKSFIDDGLIPTNDSLVDPAGDLVPDLGKSIRTTIDRVTVV; encoded by the coding sequence ATGGACCTGCCTACAAGAATTGATCTCCTTGCCGTCGCGCGCACGTACATCCGAACGCGCGCAGCGAAGATCGACCCGAACCAGATCGATGTCATCGGCTCGGACATCAACCTGTTCGTCGGCTCCAACATGGTGGTCGCTGCCGAGCTTGTCTACCAGCTCACCGCCGCCGTCGCGAAGCTGCTCATCGACGGCGCGGACGGCGAAGACCTGGACCGGCTCGTGTGGGACCGCTACCAGATGATCCGCAAGGGCGCGTCTCCCGCGTTGGGCGTGGTCGAGTTCAGCCGCTACACCACGACGGCAGGCGCGGGCGCGGTTGCGGTAGGGACGCGGCTCCAGAACGACACGGGCGTCGAGTTCGTCACGACCACGCTCGCGACGTTCGCTGCCACGAGCTTGTCGGCCACCGCGAACGTGCGCAGCGTGCAGGCGGGCAAGCTGAACCAGTCCGCAGCCGACACCATCGTCAGCATCCCCGATCCCGGGCCGCTGTGGGACAAGACGCTGATGGTGACGAACCCGGAGGCGACCGCGTACGCCGCCGACCGGGAAACGGACGAGGCGTTTCGGGCGCGCGCCAAGAACTTCTGGACGACTGCTCGCCGGGGCACGCTCAAAGCCATTGAGCAAGGAGCCATTGACACCGCGGGCGTGGCAAGCGCGAGCGCCGTGGAGGAGCTGACCGCGAGCGTACAGCCCGCGCGCGTAGTTCAGCTCTACGTTGCAGACGAGGACGGCAGTTCGGGTGCTGGGCTCGTGATTGACCTTAACGAGTATCGCGCGGCGGGCATCCAGGTCATCACGGTGCTGAGCATGACGCAGCTCGTGGACGTGCAACTGCACCTCACGTTCCAGGCGGGCAAGGACACGGACATGCTGCAAGAGCAGATTCGCACCGCCATCCTCGGCACTGTGAACAAGTGCGAGGTGAACGGCATCCTGTTGCGCGCGGCGTTGCTGGAGTGCCTCAAGAGCTTCATCGACGACGGGCTCATTCC
- a CDS encoding RyR domain-containing protein — MDESVKIETCARAAHEANRAYCIALGDTSQPAWDEAPDWQKSSARNGVVGALNGNTPEQSHEGWMAEKLAGGWKYGPVKDPAKKEHPCFVPYAELPPEQRAKDSIFLAVVRALAQAL; from the coding sequence ATGGATGAATCTGTGAAGATCGAGACCTGCGCGCGTGCGGCGCATGAAGCGAACCGCGCGTACTGTATAGCGCTCGGAGATACGTCGCAACCCGCTTGGGACGAAGCGCCGGACTGGCAGAAGTCCAGCGCTCGCAATGGTGTAGTCGGCGCGCTGAACGGCAACACCCCGGAGCAGTCACACGAGGGATGGATGGCTGAAAAGTTGGCCGGGGGTTGGAAGTACGGCCCGGTGAAGGATCCGGCGAAGAAGGAGCATCCCTGCTTCGTGCCGTACGCCGAGTTGCCGCCCGAACAACGCGCGAAAGACAGTATCTTCCTCGCCGTTGTGAGAGCTTTGGCTCAAGCGCTTTAG